In a single window of the Hydrogenobaculum sp. 3684 genome:
- a CDS encoding protein phosphatase 2C domain-containing protein: protein MNIIYECGQIIGEKNYQSDEIFVQDSVFAVADGMGDKNSGKLASKIAIQVLEQYLDDIENAFNKINKEIINRLSKYADGLICGTTLSVLKCDLDSMMYYVYHVGDSKIFLIRDKSLIQLTKDQSKLENYKKYVKALGINWSIDLYKTIGNIEKNDIFLISTDGICDIKDVLEDIAGKDPKSIKEHILSKKHRMKDNLSFIVLKVF, encoded by the coding sequence ATGAATATAATCTACGAGTGCGGGCAGATAATAGGAGAGAAGAACTACCAAAGCGATGAAATATTTGTGCAAGATAGTGTATTTGCAGTGGCAGATGGTATGGGAGATAAAAACTCTGGAAAGCTTGCCTCAAAAATAGCGATACAGGTGTTAGAGCAATATTTAGATGATATAGAAAATGCTTTTAATAAAATAAACAAAGAGATTATAAATAGGTTAAGTAAATATGCAGACGGGCTTATATGTGGTACCACGCTTAGTGTGTTAAAATGCGATTTGGATAGCATGATGTACTATGTATATCATGTTGGAGATTCTAAAATATTTCTTATTCGTGATAAAAGCCTAATACAACTTACTAAAGACCAAAGCAAACTAGAAAACTATAAAAAATACGTAAAAGCCCTTGGTATAAATTGGAGTATAGATTTATATAAAACGATAGGAAACATTGAGAAAAACGATATTTTTTTAATATCCACAGACGGCATATGCGATATAAAAGATGTATTGGAAGATATAGCAGGAAAAGATCCTAAATCTATAAAAGAGCATATTTTGTCAAAAAAACATCGTATGAAAGATAACCTATCTTTTATAGTGTTAAAAGTTTTTTAG
- a CDS encoding serine/threonine-protein kinase — MEIGDIVLDMYRIVGILGEGEFGKVYKVEGLKGKYKWKEFALKIAKDEYAIEYLWKEVQSLILLRHPNIISLISYLYKKEEKRLYVIYELMDTGNLKEYISHQDLNKEAVLKIFTDITNGLAFLHQMGYIHSDIKPDNVFGKKILKGLVWKLGDFGLLKTKKGQSLISVKGTVGYIAPEIFRNEIYPASDIFSMGALLHYILTKKDPFEVESDIPKLKRNKNCDYKISEDLPQKTREFIKMLLECDYNKRFQNAMELREYLKTHEIL; from the coding sequence ATGGAAATAGGCGATATAGTTTTAGATATGTATAGGATAGTAGGGATTCTTGGGGAAGGTGAGTTTGGTAAAGTATACAAAGTTGAGGGCTTAAAAGGCAAATACAAATGGAAAGAGTTTGCATTAAAAATAGCAAAAGATGAATATGCCATAGAGTACCTTTGGAAAGAAGTCCAATCCCTTATTCTTTTAAGACATCCAAACATTATATCTTTGATAAGCTATCTTTATAAAAAAGAGGAAAAGAGATTGTATGTTATATACGAGCTTATGGATACTGGAAATTTAAAAGAATATATATCTCATCAAGATCTTAACAAAGAGGCTGTATTGAAGATTTTTACGGACATAACCAACGGCCTTGCTTTTTTACATCAAATGGGCTATATACACAGCGATATAAAACCAGATAACGTGTTTGGTAAAAAGATATTAAAAGGGCTTGTGTGGAAATTGGGGGATTTTGGGCTTTTAAAAACAAAAAAAGGACAATCTCTTATATCTGTAAAAGGTACTGTAGGCTATATAGCCCCTGAGATATTTAGAAATGAAATATATCCAGCCAGCGATATATTTTCTATGGGAGCGTTGCTTCACTATATCCTTACAAAAAAAGACCCTTTTGAGGTAGAAAGCGATATACCAAAGTTAAAAAGAAACAAAAACTGCGATTATAAGATATCCGAAGACTTACCTCAAAAAACAAGGGAATTTATAAAGATGCTTTTAGAGTGTGATTACAACAAAAGATTTCAAAACGCTATGGAACTAAGAGAATATCTAAAGACTCACGAGATTTTATGA
- the truA gene encoding tRNA pseudouridine(38-40) synthase TruA gives MKNYKFSISFVGTNYSGWQYQPNVPTIQNEVEEKLYYIVNKKKPIKQKIRAIGCSRTDKGVHAIEFVFNVKMEFDKDLNFLKKALNSALPKDIKVHNIEEVPLEFNSRFDALKKTYIYKLFFDEKNSPFFQDRAMLVYKPTDLGKMMEISYLFLGYKDFRGFTKELEDENGYCFVENITFKVDYPLVEISITANRFLRYMVRRMVGTMLSYAQGLISIDDVNDFLQAKKVSNHTAKANGLYLKKVYY, from the coding sequence GTGAAGAACTACAAATTTAGTATATCCTTTGTGGGTACAAATTACAGCGGATGGCAATACCAACCAAACGTACCCACCATACAAAACGAAGTAGAAGAAAAACTTTATTACATAGTAAATAAGAAAAAACCTATAAAGCAAAAAATAAGGGCAATAGGTTGTTCTAGGACAGACAAAGGCGTTCATGCTATTGAGTTTGTATTCAACGTCAAGATGGAATTTGATAAAGATTTAAACTTTTTAAAAAAAGCCCTAAACAGCGCTCTACCAAAGGATATAAAAGTCCACAACATAGAAGAAGTTCCTTTGGAATTTAACTCACGTTTTGATGCTTTAAAAAAAACCTATATATACAAACTGTTTTTTGATGAGAAAAACTCACCGTTTTTCCAGGATAGGGCAATGCTTGTGTATAAGCCTACAGATTTAGGCAAAATGATGGAGATATCGTACTTATTTTTAGGTTATAAGGATTTTAGGGGATTTACCAAAGAGCTTGAAGACGAAAACGGATATTGCTTTGTAGAAAATATAACTTTTAAAGTGGATTACCCTTTGGTAGAAATATCAATTACTGCCAATAGATTTTTGAGGTATATGGTAAGGCGTATGGTAGGCACGATGTTATCTTACGCTCAAGGGCTTATATCCATAGACGATGTTAACGATTTTTTACAAGCCAAAAAAGTTTCAAACCACACGGCAAAAGCTAATGGTTTATACTTAAAAAAGGTGTATTACTGA